In a genomic window of bacterium:
- a CDS encoding peptidylprolyl isomerase, producing MLESIRKYSSSLGVKILYGLLALSFALFFVAPGNDPRVNVVAEVQGERITRQQLDNQTALLERRFAELLRGAALPRGFDLRSQALDSLVDDALFAHEAHRLGLVPTETDVIAAIQEMPELQEDGRFNRELLQRVLELNRDRGEFEAQVRQDLMNRRVRALVTDGVQVTDSEVEARYALEREQVDLRYVRVDAAALAEGLEPGDEELAKYLADNADRYRTPPRVRARYVAYRPADFADEAAPSDADVVAYYDRVKDDHFAQPEEVRARHILVAVAADADEATRVAASKKADDLLAKAKGGADFALLAKESSDDPGSKENGGDLGFFPRGRMVPEFDAVAFTLEPGQVSEIVESPFGLHIIKVEEKREDGAKPLEEVREQIVRALTDERAMELAHEQARTDRRAVVLGKKLSDAVGDRKVEETPPFAADATIPGVGRIEAFNDAAFALSPDQPSDLIEEDDVVYLLEPIERLEPAVPPLDEVRDTVKADVVRTTSERLAREKADQILTRAREIGFDAAAAEGKLPVEETGPFERRSGVVPKLAGANDLRNDAFALTPESPLGPKVYPVGSDAVVVALKERTPADMQGFADAKDGLRQQLLQERQAETVTAFVTYLKERAQAAGALAVNADAVGGEG from the coding sequence GTGCTCGAGTCCATTCGCAAGTATTCCTCGTCGCTCGGCGTGAAGATCCTCTACGGACTTCTCGCCCTCTCGTTCGCCCTGTTCTTCGTCGCGCCCGGCAACGATCCGCGCGTCAACGTGGTCGCCGAGGTACAGGGAGAACGCATCACGCGCCAGCAGCTCGACAATCAGACCGCGCTGCTCGAGCGGCGCTTCGCCGAGTTGCTGCGCGGCGCCGCGCTGCCGCGCGGCTTCGACCTGCGCAGCCAGGCGCTCGATTCGCTGGTCGACGACGCGCTCTTCGCCCACGAGGCGCACCGGCTCGGGCTGGTCCCCACCGAGACCGACGTCATCGCCGCGATCCAGGAGATGCCCGAGCTCCAGGAGGACGGGCGCTTCAACCGCGAGCTGCTCCAGCGCGTCCTCGAGCTGAACCGCGACCGCGGCGAGTTCGAGGCGCAGGTGCGCCAGGACCTCATGAATCGCCGCGTGCGCGCGCTCGTCACCGACGGCGTCCAGGTCACCGACAGTGAGGTCGAGGCCCGCTACGCGCTCGAGCGCGAGCAGGTCGACCTGCGCTACGTGCGCGTCGACGCCGCCGCCCTCGCCGAGGGCCTCGAGCCCGGCGACGAGGAGCTGGCGAAGTACCTGGCCGACAACGCCGACCGCTATCGCACGCCGCCGCGCGTGCGCGCGCGCTACGTCGCCTACCGGCCGGCCGACTTCGCCGACGAGGCCGCGCCGTCCGACGCCGACGTCGTCGCCTACTACGACCGCGTGAAGGACGACCACTTCGCGCAGCCCGAAGAGGTCCGCGCGCGGCACATCCTGGTGGCCGTGGCGGCCGACGCCGACGAGGCCACGCGGGTCGCCGCCAGCAAGAAGGCCGACGATCTCCTCGCCAAGGCCAAGGGCGGCGCCGACTTCGCGCTCCTCGCCAAGGAGAGCTCCGACGATCCGGGCTCGAAGGAGAACGGCGGCGACCTCGGCTTCTTCCCGCGCGGTCGCATGGTGCCCGAGTTCGACGCCGTCGCCTTCACGCTCGAGCCGGGTCAGGTGAGCGAGATCGTCGAGAGCCCGTTCGGCCTGCACATCATCAAGGTCGAGGAGAAGCGCGAGGACGGGGCGAAGCCGCTCGAGGAGGTGCGCGAGCAGATCGTCCGCGCCCTCACCGACGAGCGCGCGATGGAGCTGGCCCACGAGCAGGCGCGCACCGACCGCCGCGCGGTCGTCCTGGGCAAGAAGCTCAGCGACGCCGTCGGCGATCGCAAGGTCGAGGAGACGCCGCCGTTCGCCGCCGACGCCACCATCCCGGGCGTCGGCCGCATCGAGGCGTTCAACGACGCCGCGTTCGCGCTCTCGCCCGACCAGCCGAGCGACCTCATCGAGGAGGACGACGTCGTCTACCTGCTCGAGCCGATCGAACGCCTCGAGCCCGCGGTTCCGCCGCTCGACGAGGTGCGCGACACGGTCAAGGCCGACGTCGTCCGGACGACGAGTGAGCGCCTCGCCCGCGAGAAGGCCGACCAGATCCTGACCCGGGCACGCGAGATCGGCTTCGACGCGGCGGCAGCGGAGGGGAAGCTGCCGGTCGAGGAGACGGGGCCGTTCGAGCGCCGCAGCGGCGTCGTGCCGAAGCTCGCGGGCGCGAACGACCTGCGCAACGACGCGTTCGCCCTGACGCCCGAGTCGCCCCTCGGCCCCAAGGTCTACCCGGTCGGCAGCGACGCCGTCGTCGTCGCGTTGAAGGAGCGCACGCCCGCCGACATGCAGGGCTTCGCCGACGCGAAGGACGGCCTGCGCCAGCAGCTCCTCCAGGAGCGGCAGGCCGAGACCGTCACCGCGTTCGTCACCTACCTGAAGGAACGCGCGCAGGCGGCCGGCGCGCTCGCGGTGAACGCCGACGCCGTCGGCGGCGAAGGCTGA
- a CDS encoding rod shape-determining protein yields MIFDRLLGLFSNDLAIDLGTANTLVYVKGEGIVCNEPSVVAVQKDARGGRRVLAVGAEAKRMLGRTPGNITAIRPLKDGVIADFEITEAMLRYFIQKIHNRKTLVRPRIIICVPFGVTEVEKRAVRESAESAGAREVYLVEEPMAAAIGAGLPITEPTGNMIVDIGGGTTEVAVISLAGIVFSKSVRVGGDKMDEAIVQYIKRKYNLLVGERTAELIKITIGSAYPGNEVQTMEIKGRDLVAGVPKTVEITDEEIRDSLLEPINQIVEAVRIGLERTPPELASDIVDKGIVLAGGGALLRNLDTLLREETGLPVMLADDPLTAVVMGAGKVLDELSLLKDIAIQ; encoded by the coding sequence ATGATCTTCGACCGCCTCCTCGGACTCTTCTCCAACGATCTCGCGATCGACCTCGGTACCGCCAACACCCTCGTCTACGTGAAGGGGGAGGGCATCGTGTGCAACGAGCCCTCCGTGGTGGCGGTGCAAAAGGACGCGCGCGGTGGTCGTCGCGTCCTCGCCGTCGGCGCGGAAGCGAAGCGTATGCTCGGGCGCACACCGGGCAACATCACCGCCATCCGGCCGCTCAAAGACGGCGTCATCGCCGACTTCGAGATCACGGAGGCGATGCTCCGCTACTTCATCCAGAAGATCCACAATCGGAAAACGCTCGTGCGGCCGCGCATCATCATCTGCGTGCCGTTCGGCGTGACCGAGGTGGAGAAGCGGGCGGTGCGCGAGTCGGCCGAGTCGGCCGGCGCGCGCGAGGTCTACCTCGTCGAGGAGCCGATGGCCGCCGCGATCGGCGCCGGGCTGCCGATCACCGAGCCGACCGGCAACATGATCGTCGACATCGGCGGCGGCACCACCGAGGTCGCCGTGATCTCGCTCGCCGGCATCGTCTTCTCGAAGTCGGTGCGCGTCGGCGGCGACAAGATGGACGAGGCGATCGTCCAGTACATCAAGCGCAAGTACAACCTGCTCGTCGGCGAGCGCACCGCCGAGCTGATCAAGATCACGATCGGCTCCGCCTATCCCGGCAACGAGGTGCAGACCATGGAGATCAAGGGACGCGATCTCGTGGCCGGGGTGCCGAAGACGGTCGAGATCACCGACGAGGAGATCCGCGACTCGCTCCTCGAGCCCATCAACCAGATCGTCGAGGCGGTGCGCATCGGGCTCGAGCGGACGCCGCCCGAGCTGGCGTCCGACATCGTCGACAAGGGCATCGTGCTCGCGGGCGGCGGGGCGCTGCTGCGCAACCTCGACACGCTGCTGCGCGAGGAGACCGGGCTGCCCGTGATGCTGGCCGACGACCCGCTGACGGCGGTGGTGATGGGGGCCGGTAAGGTCCTGGACGAGCTCTCGCTCCTCAAAGACATCGCGATCCAGTGA
- the mreC gene encoding rod shape-determining protein MreC, whose amino-acid sequence MIEFLRRNRVLATAALFLALAAGLVLGAGAERLRNDRLGRLFLEALAPFQRAGSAASRAVGGAWEELVGLIQARDEVVSLREELQVAGRNTVRLEEVELENQRLRTLLDFREGLAGDLLAARVIGHDATGLARTLTLDRGDADGVQKGAAVLAPDGIVGHVFLVSPHAARVLLIVDHNSGVDAIVQRTRARGIVEGTVDGRCGLKFVKRTEDLQVGDLVVTSGLDGVFPRSLPVGTIVAVDKKGQGLFQYATVQPTVDFDHLEEVLVTLGPVAPLMAPDVTGGPGIDHTPMPGTAPELVPATPVPPAAGMPAVQ is encoded by the coding sequence ATGATCGAGTTTCTCCGGCGTAACCGCGTCCTGGCGACCGCGGCGCTCTTCCTGGCGCTGGCCGCCGGATTGGTGCTGGGCGCCGGCGCGGAACGGCTGCGCAACGACCGGCTCGGCCGGCTCTTCCTCGAGGCGCTGGCGCCGTTCCAGCGCGCGGGGAGCGCTGCGAGCCGTGCGGTCGGCGGCGCCTGGGAGGAGCTCGTGGGCCTCATCCAGGCGCGCGACGAGGTGGTGTCGTTGCGCGAGGAGCTCCAGGTCGCGGGACGCAACACCGTGCGCCTGGAGGAGGTCGAGCTCGAGAACCAGCGTCTGCGCACGCTCCTCGATTTCCGCGAGGGCCTCGCCGGCGATCTCCTCGCCGCCCGCGTCATCGGGCACGACGCCACCGGGCTCGCCCGTACCCTGACGCTCGACCGCGGCGACGCCGACGGCGTACAGAAGGGCGCCGCCGTGCTGGCGCCCGACGGGATCGTCGGCCACGTCTTTCTCGTGAGCCCGCACGCCGCGCGCGTGCTCCTGATCGTCGATCACAACAGCGGCGTCGACGCGATCGTGCAGCGTACGCGCGCCCGCGGCATCGTCGAGGGCACCGTCGACGGGCGCTGCGGCCTCAAGTTCGTGAAGCGCACGGAGGATCTCCAGGTGGGCGACCTGGTCGTCACCTCCGGCCTCGACGGCGTCTTCCCGCGCAGCCTGCCGGTCGGGACGATCGTCGCCGTCGACAAGAAGGGGCAGGGACTGTTCCAGTACGCGACCGTGCAGCCGACCGTCGACTTCGACCATCTCGAGGAGGTGCTGGTGACGCTCGGGCCGGTCGCCCCGCTCATGGCCCCCGACGTGACCGGCGGGCCGGGGATCGATCACACGCCGATGCCGGGGACGGCGCCCGAGCTGGTTCCCGCGACGCCCGTGCCGCCGGCGGCCGGCATGCCCGCAGTGCAGTGA
- the mreD gene encoding rod shape-determining protein MreD gives MRSALAIVVAAVLAMVLQTAVFPTLFPRIPTPNLILVLVVYLGLHRHGVGGAVGAFLLGYFVDTFSGTLLGLNAFAMTVVYLTVYLVARTLWTEGGLPAMVMAFAAACVHTAAAVLITWLIEASAPLWQHALRYGLFEAGVAAAAAPAVFGFVNWEHRLLGIDDR, from the coding sequence GTGCGCAGCGCCCTTGCCATCGTCGTTGCGGCCGTCCTCGCCATGGTGCTGCAGACGGCCGTGTTTCCGACGCTGTTCCCGCGCATCCCGACCCCGAACCTGATCCTCGTCCTCGTCGTCTACCTCGGGCTGCACCGGCATGGCGTCGGCGGAGCCGTCGGCGCGTTCCTCCTGGGCTATTTCGTCGACACGTTCTCCGGTACGTTGCTCGGGTTGAATGCGTTCGCGATGACGGTGGTCTACCTGACCGTGTACCTGGTCGCCCGGACGCTCTGGACGGAAGGGGGGCTGCCGGCGATGGTGATGGCGTTCGCCGCGGCCTGCGTGCACACGGCCGCCGCCGTCCTCATCACGTGGCTGATCGAGGCGTCGGCGCCGCTCTGGCAGCACGCGCTGCGCTACGGCCTCTTCGAGGCGGGGGTCGCCGCCGCCGCGGCGCCGGCGGTGTTCGGCTTCGTCAACTGGGAGCACCGCCTCCTCGGCATCGACGACAGGTAG
- the mrdA gene encoding penicillin-binding protein 2 → MPFSSRDIPNEFVTRIAVAGGVVLLVFACIFARLWFLQVAKGAEMRIVSEQNRIRLVRVPAARGVVYDRNGEILVDNRPSFDVVFVPEDAPDRRAVLRTLATQLAEPEQAVLERFKAPSKRPPYEGIVLRRDLDWQGVVALETHQLELPGVTLQVGPRRFYPFGSLAAHVLGYVGEASERDLAESTSALRPGDIVGKANLERAWDAQLRGVPGGQQVEVDALGRRVQVLHEEPDVPGNTLTLTLDRELQEVAENALGDRAGAVVAIDPRDGEILVLASKPAYDPNVFARGILHSEWRALTQDPLRPLNDRAVQGQYPPGSTFKVAVAAGILERNLVSGRGGVHCSGGVPFGNHYFRCWRRGGHGGVGIHEAIVQSCDVFFYQFGQRLGVDGIAEYARKFGLGLPTGVELENEKPGIIPDTEWKQRRFKQPWFAGETLSVAIGQGYVTVTPLQLAHMTATIANGGTRYRPHYVKRIEAPDGSLVREVAPEVLSEAGVAPETIAEVKSAMRDVVMAPNGTGKKARVPGIEVAGKTGTAQVVKLADSNRKTRASRDHAWFIAFAPVERPEIAMAVLVEHAGGGGGANAAPIAQQVLQYYFERQGRVPAAPDAVPSRRVTQEAHAVRSPAPDAL, encoded by the coding sequence GTGCCCTTCTCGTCACGCGACATCCCGAACGAGTTCGTGACTCGCATCGCGGTGGCGGGCGGGGTCGTGCTGCTCGTGTTCGCGTGCATCTTCGCCCGCCTCTGGTTCCTCCAGGTCGCGAAGGGCGCCGAGATGCGCATCGTGTCGGAGCAGAACCGCATCCGGCTCGTGCGCGTGCCCGCGGCCCGCGGCGTGGTCTACGACCGCAACGGCGAGATCCTGGTCGACAACCGGCCGTCGTTCGACGTGGTCTTCGTGCCCGAGGACGCGCCCGACCGGCGCGCCGTGCTGCGTACGCTCGCCACGCAGCTCGCCGAGCCGGAGCAGGCCGTCCTGGAGCGCTTCAAGGCGCCGTCGAAGCGCCCGCCCTACGAAGGGATCGTGCTGCGCCGCGACCTCGACTGGCAGGGCGTCGTCGCGCTCGAGACGCACCAGCTCGAGCTGCCGGGGGTGACCCTCCAGGTCGGCCCGCGCCGTTTCTACCCGTTCGGGTCGCTCGCGGCGCACGTGCTCGGCTACGTCGGCGAGGCGAGCGAGCGCGACCTCGCCGAGAGCACCAGCGCCCTGCGGCCGGGCGACATCGTCGGCAAGGCCAACCTCGAGCGCGCCTGGGACGCGCAGCTGCGCGGCGTGCCGGGCGGGCAGCAGGTCGAGGTCGACGCGCTCGGCCGCCGCGTGCAGGTGCTGCACGAGGAGCCGGACGTGCCCGGCAACACGCTCACCCTGACGCTCGACCGCGAGCTCCAGGAGGTCGCCGAGAACGCCCTCGGCGACCGCGCCGGCGCCGTCGTCGCGATCGACCCGCGGGACGGCGAGATACTCGTGCTCGCGTCGAAGCCGGCCTACGACCCGAACGTCTTCGCGCGCGGCATCCTGCACAGCGAGTGGCGGGCGCTGACGCAGGATCCGCTGCGCCCGCTCAACGATCGCGCCGTGCAGGGGCAGTACCCGCCGGGCTCGACGTTCAAGGTGGCGGTGGCCGCCGGCATCCTCGAGCGCAACCTCGTCTCGGGGCGCGGCGGCGTGCATTGCAGCGGCGGTGTGCCGTTCGGCAATCACTACTTCCGCTGCTGGCGGCGCGGCGGCCACGGGGGTGTCGGCATCCACGAGGCCATCGTCCAGTCGTGCGACGTCTTCTTCTACCAGTTCGGCCAGCGGCTCGGCGTCGACGGCATCGCGGAGTACGCGCGCAAGTTCGGGCTCGGGCTTCCGACCGGCGTCGAGCTCGAGAACGAGAAGCCCGGCATCATTCCCGACACGGAGTGGAAGCAGCGACGGTTCAAGCAGCCGTGGTTCGCGGGCGAGACGCTGTCGGTCGCCATCGGGCAGGGCTACGTCACCGTGACGCCGCTCCAGCTCGCCCACATGACCGCGACCATCGCCAACGGCGGCACGCGCTATCGCCCGCACTACGTGAAGCGCATCGAGGCACCCGACGGCTCGCTCGTGCGCGAGGTCGCGCCCGAGGTCCTGAGCGAGGCAGGGGTCGCGCCGGAGACCATCGCCGAGGTGAAGTCGGCCATGCGCGACGTCGTGATGGCGCCGAACGGCACGGGCAAGAAGGCGCGCGTCCCGGGCATCGAGGTGGCCGGCAAGACCGGCACGGCGCAGGTCGTGAAGCTCGCCGACTCGAACCGCAAGACGCGGGCCTCGCGCGACCACGCCTGGTTCATCGCCTTCGCGCCCGTCGAGCGGCCCGAGATCGCGATGGCGGTGCTCGTCGAGCACGCCGGCGGCGGCGGCGGCGCGAACGCGGCGCCGATCGCCCAGCAAGTGCTCCAGTACTACTTCGAGCGGCAGGGACGCGTCCCGGCGGCGCCGGACGCGGTGCCGTCGCGGCGGGTCACCCAGGAGGCGCATGCGGTTCGATCGCCGGCTCCTGACGCACTTTGA
- the rodA gene encoding rod shape-determining protein RodA, giving the protein MRFDRRLLTHFEWLLPLLVIAVSGLGILCVYSASHTPDVVGLPTSAARQLTWFGAGVVVMLLMVSFDYRRLDRRAYLIYVAVVVLLIAVELIGEVGGGSRRWLRVGPVSIQPSEFAKFSMVIVLAHYFSRTAPARLGPREMVFPLVLTLVPAALILVQPDLGSAVLLIAVSMTMMILGGVRLRWLALLASPLVAAAPILWTHLKEYQQKRILMFLDPAQDPLGAGYHIIQSKIAVGSGQLWGKGFLKGTQNHLNFLPEQHTDFIFSVFSEEWGFVGAATLMGLYLSVLIRGMLIASRSRDRFGLMCALGVSATIFWQVAVNVGMTTGLLPVVGITLPFFSYGGSSMLCLLAGVGLVMSVSTRRFTF; this is encoded by the coding sequence ATGCGGTTCGATCGCCGGCTCCTGACGCACTTTGAGTGGCTGCTGCCGCTGCTCGTCATTGCGGTCAGCGGCCTCGGCATCCTGTGCGTCTACAGCGCTTCGCACACGCCCGACGTCGTCGGGCTGCCGACGTCTGCGGCGCGCCAGCTGACGTGGTTCGGCGCCGGCGTCGTCGTGATGCTGCTGATGGTCAGCTTCGACTACCGGCGGCTCGATCGCCGCGCGTACCTGATCTACGTCGCCGTGGTCGTGCTGCTGATCGCGGTCGAGCTGATCGGCGAGGTCGGCGGCGGGTCGCGCCGCTGGCTGCGTGTCGGGCCGGTGTCGATCCAGCCGTCGGAGTTCGCGAAGTTTTCGATGGTCATCGTGCTCGCGCACTACTTCTCGCGCACCGCGCCGGCACGGCTCGGGCCGCGTGAGATGGTGTTTCCGCTCGTCCTGACGCTCGTGCCGGCGGCGCTCATCCTCGTACAGCCCGATCTCGGCTCGGCGGTGCTGCTCATCGCCGTCTCGATGACGATGATGATCCTCGGCGGCGTGCGCCTGCGCTGGCTCGCGTTGCTCGCCTCGCCGCTCGTCGCGGCGGCGCCGATCCTGTGGACGCACCTCAAGGAGTACCAGCAGAAGCGCATCCTCATGTTCCTCGACCCGGCGCAGGATCCGCTCGGCGCCGGCTATCACATCATCCAGTCGAAGATCGCCGTCGGCTCGGGCCAGCTCTGGGGCAAGGGCTTCCTGAAGGGCACCCAGAACCATCTGAACTTCCTCCCCGAGCAGCACACCGACTTCATCTTCTCGGTGTTCTCCGAGGAGTGGGGCTTCGTCGGCGCCGCGACGCTGATGGGCCTGTACCTCTCCGTGCTGATCCGCGGCATGCTCATCGCGTCGCGCTCGCGCGACCGCTTCGGTCTGATGTGCGCGCTCGGGGTGTCGGCGACGATCTTCTGGCAGGTCGCGGTGAACGTGGGGATGACGACGGGTCTGCTGCCGGTCGTCGGCATCACGCTGCCCTTCTTCAGCTACGGAGGATCGTCGATGCTGTGCCTGCTGGCGGGGGTGGGGCTGGTGATGTCGGTGTCGACGCGGCGCTTCACCTTCTGA
- the trxA gene encoding thioredoxin, whose product MADVTAVSDDTFEREVLQSPTPVLVDFWAPWCAPCRAIAPTVEELSREYAGKLKVVKMNVDDNPRTPTQYGVRGIPNLIVFNGGQVKEQIIGAVPKAKLVDAISTVVA is encoded by the coding sequence ATGGCCGACGTGACTGCCGTCTCCGACGACACCTTCGAGCGCGAGGTGCTCCAGAGCCCCACCCCGGTGCTCGTCGACTTCTGGGCTCCCTGGTGCGCACCGTGCCGCGCCATCGCCCCCACCGTCGAGGAGCTCTCGCGCGAGTACGCGGGCAAGCTGAAGGTCGTCAAGATGAACGTCGACGACAACCCCCGCACCCCGACCCAGTACGGCGTGCGCGGCATCCCCAACCTGATCGTCTTCAACGGCGGCCAGGTGAAGGAGCAGATCATCGGCGCGGTACCGAAAGCGAAGCTGGTCGACGCGATCTCGACCGTCGTCGCATAA
- a CDS encoding nuclear transport factor 2 family protein: MPTAEEAGLYFQRRVDAWLREDVDAYLACWSDDMTFTSPLHVQPLRGRAAYAALVRASAEHTRPLRFDVFHLAVVGDVVLAEWRIDVVHRATGHEIGWDGMSRTRYRDGLIVDWREYWNPQQLAALTGG; the protein is encoded by the coding sequence ATGCCCACCGCGGAGGAAGCCGGTCTGTACTTCCAGCGACGCGTCGACGCCTGGCTGCGCGAGGACGTCGACGCCTACCTCGCCTGCTGGTCCGACGACATGACCTTCACCTCACCGCTGCACGTGCAGCCGCTGCGCGGCAGGGCGGCGTATGCGGCGCTCGTGCGGGCGTCCGCGGAGCACACGCGGCCGCTGCGCTTCGACGTCTTCCACCTCGCGGTGGTGGGCGACGTCGTGCTCGCGGAGTGGCGCATCGACGTCGTGCACCGTGCGACGGGCCACGAGATCGGCTGGGACGGGATGAGCCGCACGCGCTATCGCGACGGGCTCATCGTCGACTGGCGCGAGTACTGGAACCCGCAGCAGCTCGCGGCGCTGACGGGCGGGTGA
- a CDS encoding glucose 1-dehydrogenase: MALTGIAGKVALVTGAARRRGIGRATAVRLAREGADVACLDIARPYDRFPGYGVASADELDEVVAEIQALGRRAVALRADVASWDEVHAAVAAAAEHLGGIDIVCNVAGGAGAGMGAGPLLQLREVEWDRVLDVNLKGTWIVARAGAERMLAAGRGGRIVNVSSQAGKRGFPMLGAYCAAKAGVILLTQVLAQELGPAGITVNAVCPGTVDTDLLNKDRQFEHMLGMLEGDAEKWIRREIPLGRLQTADEVASAIAYLCSDDAAYVTGEALNVSGGQTMV, translated from the coding sequence ATGGCACTCACCGGCATCGCGGGGAAGGTCGCGCTGGTCACCGGGGCGGCGCGGCGGCGTGGCATCGGACGGGCGACGGCCGTGCGGCTCGCACGCGAGGGCGCCGACGTCGCCTGCCTCGACATCGCCCGGCCCTACGATCGCTTCCCGGGCTATGGCGTCGCGAGCGCCGACGAGCTCGACGAGGTGGTGGCCGAGATCCAGGCCCTCGGCCGCCGCGCCGTCGCCCTGCGCGCCGACGTCGCGTCCTGGGACGAGGTGCACGCCGCGGTCGCCGCGGCAGCCGAGCACCTCGGCGGGATCGACATCGTCTGCAACGTCGCCGGCGGCGCGGGCGCGGGCATGGGAGCGGGGCCGCTGCTCCAGCTCCGCGAAGTGGAGTGGGACCGCGTCCTCGACGTCAACCTGAAGGGCACCTGGATCGTCGCGCGGGCGGGCGCCGAACGGATGCTCGCGGCGGGACGCGGCGGCCGCATCGTCAACGTGTCGTCGCAGGCGGGCAAGCGGGGCTTTCCGATGCTCGGCGCCTACTGCGCGGCCAAGGCGGGCGTCATCCTGCTCACGCAGGTCCTCGCGCAGGAGCTCGGCCCCGCCGGCATCACCGTCAACGCCGTGTGTCCCGGCACGGTCGACACCGATCTCCTCAACAAGGACCGCCAGTTCGAGCATATGCTCGGCATGCTCGAGGGCGACGCCGAGAAGTGGATCCGGCGCGAGATCCCGCTCGGCCGACTCCAGACCGCCGACGAGGTCGCCTCGGCGATCGCCTATCTGTGCAGCGACGACGCCGCCTACGTGACCGGCGAGGCGCTCAACGTGAGCGGCGGCCAGACGATGGTGTGA
- a CDS encoding GFA family protein — protein sequence MLLRGSCHCGAVRFRVDSETPYPYQRCYCSICRKTSGGPFGINVMGVRKTLRMRGRRHLKMLHALVREPGRRAVRSGAERWFCGTCGTHLWLQDDEWPDGVWPNACAIDTPLPPPPSYVHLMLGSKPTWVAVDGRGPRYRRYPELSIAEWHARHGRTKSATTRKKPRR from the coding sequence ATGCTGTTGCGCGGCTCGTGTCACTGCGGCGCGGTGCGGTTCCGCGTCGACTCGGAGACGCCGTATCCCTACCAGCGCTGCTACTGCTCGATCTGCCGCAAGACCAGCGGCGGACCGTTCGGCATCAACGTCATGGGCGTGCGCAAGACGCTGCGCATGCGCGGGCGCCGCCACCTGAAGATGCTGCACGCACTCGTCCGCGAGCCCGGCAGGCGCGCGGTGCGCAGCGGCGCGGAGCGCTGGTTCTGCGGCACCTGCGGGACGCACCTGTGGCTCCAGGACGACGAGTGGCCCGACGGCGTGTGGCCGAACGCCTGTGCCATCGACACGCCGCTGCCGCCGCCGCCGTCCTACGTGCACCTGATGCTCGGCTCGAAGCCGACCTGGGTGGCCGTCGACGGGCGCGGCCCGCGCTACCGCCGCTATCCCGAGCTGTCGATCGCCGAGTGGCACGCGCGCCACGGGCGGACGAAGTCGGCGACGACGCGGAAGAAGCCGAGGCGCTAG